The DNA region TCAAGTAAGCTAAACTAAAACCGGAAAACGAAGATGtttctcttcaaaataaaacgccATTTCCGTTTTCTTTCACTACTACACGGTATTTGAACGACCATGGTTCATATCGACTGTAGGGCGAGGTCGTGCCACTGCCGtttgattaaaacaaacaaatacaacacaatGAATTCTAAAAATATAATTATGGCATCTAAGTCATCTGACTTATTTTGCCAAGGGCTATTGTGCACAAAATATGCCTAAATTCTGTATATGAATAAACAATAACTGCACTTCATTTGGCAAGATAATATTTAGATAGTATttcttttggtttggtttgaccGGAAGTTGTCGTTGATATTAGGCATCTTAACACATCACAAACACGCCGATTCACGTGCTTGTTTCCCCAGGATTCTAACCCTGTTGTTGCCATGTTCACCCACAGAGGTGAAATCCAGGATTTATATCATGTCCTAAACACTGTCAGTATATCTTGAATTCAACATGTCACATGCACAGTTTGTAAATATGCGCAATTATTGAAATTTTGCGCAACTGTATGTCAGTATTCTAACGATGACAGATCTCCCTGCAGTTCGGAGTCTCTCCGATGGGTGGTGATAATGAACACATTTGCCATCTGTCAAATAAAGAGGAAGACGCTACACTCTGCTGTGTTGTATACGTTTTGGCAAAGGAAGGTAAGACAAAACTACGCCGTTTGAGCCCGAATTTAACACATCGCATAGTTGTACAAGCTACTGTAGTAATGCTACACGTTACAAGATACTGGTGTTATCGTTTTTAATCTGTGTTTTGCGTTAGTTCACGGTTCCTCTGCCTGTGTTCAGATGCAGGATGAACTGAAGCTGAAGTTGTCAGTTAGTTTGACCTGTTCAAGTCGGAACAGTTTACAGCACTGAAGCTAACTCGAGTTTTTCTAACAAATAGCGTTAGCAAAGCCAAATCTGTGGGATCtatgggacaaaaaaaaaaaaaaactgtcatcaAGAAGTGAAACTCACATGGATTTTGCCTCATTTCGGCTCCTGTATCAGTTTGTATCAGCATTATATCAATTTTCACACAGCTTTATGATCTATTCAGGGTTTTCTTGAAGGTAAAATGAACAGTTGCACTTTCCACATGCTGCTCTTCTGGCCACAGCCCCAGCTGGTAATGTCACTGCAGGTGATTTTCACCTGTCGAGGGAAAAACACCTGCTTTGACGTCACAACACGGGGCGTGGCCAAAAGCATATTTGTCTTGCCAGATTCAGCTCACAGAGAACAGCAGCTTCCTGCCATCTGTACGAGTGTTCACTCTCAATTTACACCTTCATCACTTCTGAACTGTGATGGCCAGATTATTTCTGAGGCCAGAGTCCAGATACCAACACTGATACagacgcacactcacacaggtgttttcacttcttCTGATTCGGCGTTTGCTTTGATTTATGCTGGTAATTTCATGATGTTACCAAGCTTCATGTGCCAGTTACTGTGATAAAGGTGTACGCTGTCATGCTGTTATAAATGAGAAACAAAGGGGACAGGGGATTGATGTGAACCAAGTACATTTTGAACACACCAGAAGCAGTTGTGTGATCAGGTCGATCAAGTGCAAAGACCTGTGTGAGTCCTTCAGAAGTCCGTTTGTGCGCATAAAAAGGCTTAAAAATGTGATTGTTTGTGAAAACTGGTAAATGTGGACATATGTGGTTtatgtttgctttgctttaacTCTTACCTTGACCAGATATTTATTGAGCTTAACTAAACACCTGTAATTAAATTCAGGAGTTTAGATGACTGCAAACAAAATGCTCGCCAATGTGAAGCGCAGTGTCGGCAGGTTTTGACACGTTTGCAGTGACTGGCTGGCTCGATATAAACAcactctgaatgtgtgtgttgttggcgtgtctgtttgtgtttgagcaaTGAAGGGGGAAGTCAGAGGAAGCATACTTCCTGACGTGGACACAGTTActtgctgcatttaaaaaagtTTAGATTTGGCTCTTTCCAACACATTTACggcttctgtttctttcctgtGCACGTTGTTTCCTTAACAGAACGGCTGAAACACCTGGCATAGGTATTTTCATGCAAGGATTGCTGGATTGCAACAGTGTGAGCGAAGAGAAAGACTCAAATGATAAGACACAGTGAGACATGATGGACTCCGaggtgtctgtgctgctgcactgtgcagCCTGGAGGGGGCTGCTGGAGTCTCAAGTGCAAGTGGAGCTCTCTGAAAGGTAGGAACATAAATCAGACCTCTAAAATGGGTTCAAACCATAGTTATCTACTTAAAAGTCTTttctgctgagcagcacagtgGCTCAAACACAGATACTGGGTTATCTTGTGGTCTAACTCGCCCGAGGTGTTGAAAAAAGTCCCTTTGATCACCATtgacactgtgtgtgatgtacagtacatgaatAAATGTCAGAATATATAGAATAACACCTGCCTCATCCTttaatgcagtacttttacaaTGGGAAAAATGTCAATGTAGTAACTTGAAAAGTTTTTTGAAGTCCTCTCCTTCTCAGATTTAACAGGCAGACTGATCGGACTCTGGAGCGTCAAATAGAGGAGGTGTGGACCGAGCGGGTGTCCAAAGAGCCGTGGCTTTTCAACGGGTCCAAATTCAGACTGCACTCCTTCTGTTTGGCTTCTCCTGCGagtgtctcctcctcctccgtttCTCCTAAAAACCCACCCTGCACTCTTTTGCCCCACGTCACCGTCTCAGACCTTGCAGAGGATCAGGAAGGGGAATTAAACGGCGGGAAAAGTATGGAGGAGAACCCGTGTCCCTGCGATTCGCAGCACAACACTGCTCAGAACGGTCTGGACAGAGGAAACACGCCTGTGAATCAGGAAGGagatacagaaaacacagatgatCGAGAGACTGGGCCGCTCCTCACTCTGAGACTAGGCCTGACTTGCTACAAGGACTACTTGGGAACAAACTGGTCGTGTCGAGTGGCAGAGCTCCGTCAGCTGGGAGAGGTGGAGTTCGGTGATGCTCTGGCGCTGCTGGCTCAGCCCCTGGGTGTGGGCGCCGTCTTGTGCACAGATGACGGTCAGGTGGTGTTGATCAGGAGGAGCCAGAGGGTGGCAGAGGCAGGGGGGCTCCTGGACATCCCCGGCGGTCATCCAGAGCCCAAGGTGAGGAGAAACGAAGTGAATGAAGTGTCACCAATATGCTCGCTGTGCTGTTTTATACCATCGCTGCCCTCCTCAGGTGGTGTGTGAGCGTCTGGGCCGGGCGGTGCGTGAGGAGCAGATCACTGTGGACATGATGCAGCAGAGGCTCGTCGTCTCAGAGCTGTTCTCGTCTGTGTGCGCTGAGATCAGAGACGAGGTTGGTTCCTCTGCTAAACTGACGCGTTTAGTGACTTAATAAAacctaatgaaaacaaaagctgcgTTTCCATGTTGGcataaaatgcagaaatgtatgttctccttttatttccttATGATCTGTTGGTAAATAAATGAACCCAagttcctccttttctctcccataCTGAAATTAATTGTAGGATAATTGTAACTGGTCATTTAGCCTATAAAATGTGTGAGAAcagttaaaaatgtcaaatgaaggTTCAGAGTCGTCTTCAAATCACTTTTTTTGTCCGACTGTCCAAAACCCAGATTTTGAGACAAAGAGAACCATCAAATTTTCACATTTGGGAAGCTGGAAccaaatatttttacttttatcttGTTAATAAATGAATTAGATGATTCATTTTGTCTTAATTGTTTCAGAACTAGttttaaaggttaaaggtcagactgtttgtctttcagtgaTAAACTAAGAAATCTGTGCGTAAGACTCCTTTAAAGATCAATAAATCAACTGAGAATAACTGCATGATCTCTGGTGATGGCACTTAAACTTCCATGTGTACTTGATTGAAACCTGTTTCAGAGTAATCAGAAAGCTTTTTCATAATTTAGTTCATCCTGGTGATCATTAGTCAGAGTTCCGCTTTTTAGCAACAATAGAGAACCAGTCCAAAATCCGTAATCTCCACTTTAGAAATTCTTTTAATTTAATCTCTCTTATCGGTCATCCTGCCTCCCGTCTGTCCATCCACAGGTGAATATTCCTCTGAGCTCTCTGGGAGATCCTGTCCTGATGGGCGTCGCACTGAATCACACCAGCGCTGGCAGACCAAGTGCTGAGTTCTATGTCAGGTGCTCATTTCTTCATTGTCttacagaaatatatatataaaatctttatttaaccaggtatGTTAACTTTACAAGAGAGACCTGGGCAGCAGAAGTTGGAGATAATAAAAACCAATATTAAAAATGGGTCCACCGGGGGCCAACACCAGGTGTATTTGCTGTGATCTGAGATAATGACATCTTTTCCAAGATGTTTTGGCTTTTGTTATTAGAGATATGACGGAGGTTTGCTCCAAACTGCCTCATAAAGATGTAACGTAGTCAGTTATCTCTTTGTGTCCTCAGCTGCTCACTGACATCTGATGAAGTCAGAGAGCTGTACTGGAAAGGAGGAGCAGAGGCCCACGAGTCCACAGATATCGTCTTCCTCAGCAAAACAGTGAGTTGTGTATAACTGGAGATTTATAATTGTGTGCTTAGTAACTCCAGAGCTTTCTTGTTTTGGCAGCTGCATTAGGAGGAAAGTGCAGTACGTAACAATCACGACTAATCAACATGTAAAAGCACCAAAATTTGTGAAATACTGTTAAGACTGCATTTGTTGTCCCTCCTTGTAGGAGGTGTTGCAGCTGGACAGAAGCAGCCCTCTGTGGACGGAGCTGTGTCCTTCAGCTAAAGGAGCTGTGCTACTTTATCAGACAGTGAAGCCTGACGGAGAGCAAGGCCACAGCAGGCGACAGGAAACTCAGCTGATGgcatcagaggaggcgtccagaTGATCAAATGtacacacaaaagaaacatttaaaaagttcagGGAGTTATTGCTCTTTGACTTTAAGCCCTCTGACCAATACTGGTAATACAACTGTgcaaaaatactgtatattttttacCATTTGTACCTTGTACAGTAAAATGATATGTTTCAAAAAGTATTTtgaataaaaatgctaaaaagtgACCTGGTTTTCATtgttaaaatgattaaatactACAACACTGATTATCTCTGATTGGCCAAAGCAGCGAGTGCAACATACTGTGGTGTGTAGTTCTCTGAGTAATGTGACTTCCTGTCGTGGTCAGCTCTTTTTTCCCAAATTAAATGTCATCAGTAAAATGACTGTCCTTGTAAACACAGTCAGCGGCTTCTGTTTCTTGTTGCTCCAGGTTTCTTCACCAGTGACCTTCATAACCGCTGTCACCAAAGTCTCTGTAGTAGTAGCCCTGGTCCTGATAAGCCACGCTCCACTGAAAAgtaaataacacaaaatcagaTTCTTTTACTCTGTGAAACACCTCCTTTTATCACGTCTACAGCTGGTACAAGTTCAACCTCAGATTCGACCTGCAGTGGCATCGAGGTGATTTCTACAAAACACAGAAGATAACAAAGAGATGCAGCAGTTTCAGCTTGATTTCACAACACTCACATATcttggctgctgctgcctccatgACTGCATGTTGA from Chaetodon trifascialis isolate fChaTrf1 chromosome 5, fChaTrf1.hap1, whole genome shotgun sequence includes:
- the nudt22 gene encoding uridine diphosphate glucose pyrophosphatase NUDT22 gives rise to the protein MMDSEVSVLLHCAAWRGLLESQVQVELSERFNRQTDRTLERQIEEVWTERVSKEPWLFNGSKFRLHSFCLASPASVSSSSVSPKNPPCTLLPHVTVSDLAEDQEGELNGGKSMEENPCPCDSQHNTAQNGLDRGNTPVNQEGDTENTDDRETGPLLTLRLGLTCYKDYLGTNWSCRVAELRQLGEVEFGDALALLAQPLGVGAVLCTDDGQVVLIRRSQRVAEAGGLLDIPGGHPEPKVVCERLGRAVREEQITVDMMQQRLVVSELFSSVCAEIRDEVNIPLSSLGDPVLMGVALNHTSAGRPSAEFYVSCSLTSDEVRELYWKGGAEAHESTDIVFLSKTEVLQLDRSSPLWTELCPSAKGAVLLYQTVKPDGEQGHSRRQETQLMASEEASR